The genomic window tgttttatcttacagaaacacaaaggtTGTAATGTCAACAGGAGAAAGCTCTTCCTGTACAGGTGTGTCCCTTGCTTGCCAAGATATCAGATTTCACACTATCTgttgacaaaagaaaagaaaagaaagaacatccACTGTAGGATGTCCTAAACTTGGTTCACCCTAGAGAAAAATGCTTTGTATTCAGTATGCGTAAATAAACAACTGTTATGTAACCACATAAACAATGTTGTCTTCAGTTGTGACATTCTGTGGTGGCCATTGAAAACCTCTGATCTGTACTGCTTATTTGCATttccaactgaaatgaaatcacTGTTTTAAGGTCACctctattttgtttttattgtgtttaccctgtTTATTACTTTGGGGGAGGAGTTGAAAGGagctgtttcatttaaaatgtaaatctctgctTCCTTAGCCATATCCTGACAGGAAATGGACCTAATTTTTTCCAGGAAATTACTTTGTAGGCAAATTGTTTTTTGATCAAGTATGCAATTaaagaaaatggagaaatgttGTGCCTCTGTCCCACAGAGTGAAGATGAAGTGAGTGAAAAATGTATTAACACTGTTATAGAAATGTATGAagactctttctccctcacccacacccacacacacacacaatcaacaaGCTGCAAACGGTGTAAAGAAAATCAATGTGTTAATGCTCCCTCAGCCTTTTGAGTTCTTATTAATAGAGAAACTGGTAGTATGGGGAATACCTTTACCTTTTACCTGTTCCTATTAGCTATGCAGACCATAGATTATAACTCTGTTGGATTTGTGCTTATCAAAGAAGAATACCTCTAGCTTGCAGTTTACTGATGATAGTAAGTGATGACCGTTATGCTTATgatgactgttttactctgatTTTGCCTTTATATTTTCACAGTGCTCGAAGTATGTGATAATGTATTTTTTGAATACAGAGGATATAGTGCCATATGTGTGCAAATTGACTATGTGGAGTGTTATTTCTCTTAAGTTGTGTATTCTGTTGCAAGTATGGAAGAAAAAACACTTATCTGACCCGGAAAAGTAAATCAGCTTGCATCATTTGCGGATAGAATAGAAGGTTGTTTTATTTATCCTGCATGACCAAGTAGTGTGTACTTAGAGGCCCTTGATCTAGTGCTTCCCTAGATAGGTTCGAGTATATGGTTTCTACTTGCGCCTAATTTGTTCTGCtttcatgaatttacatttgtGGCTATAATATAGTGTTTACTCTTACGTTGAACCTGTCACTGACCATACTGCTCTCTGGGACTAGGTGTCCTTATACAATTGATGAAGACATTTATCATGAAGTATTTGCCTCATGTTATCTAAGTTTTACTGTTTTGACCTCACGAacattttgaaatttgtttACAAAGACAGTCAGGCACTCTGAGTTTCACTAAGATTTTTATTACGAACAAACATCGATGGCTTTAGTCTCTGAGAACAGAGCTTTAATATCAGTCCTGGCACTAGACTTGCTACCTAAGTTCACTCATGTTGAGCATCCAAAATTTGGTTTCCACCATACATTTGGATCGtctgcatgatttttttttggtcttaatAATTTGAGGGAAATGAACCATTGAGAGGATTGTACACAGGGATGCCAAAGCGGCATTGACTCTGCTGTCCAGTCCAGATAAATTATTTCAGCAttgcatttattaaccttgCATCTATTTGACATTTACATAACCCAAAACTAattaatgctcttttttttccccaacaggATTTCGCAAGATCAGTTTGGATGACCTCCGTAAGGCGTACATTGTAAAGGATGTCCAGCAGTACATCTTGCATCGACTGGACCAGGAGGAGGCCCTAAGGCAGCACCTCACCAAGGAGACAGCAGAGATGCTGAACCAGCTTCACATCAAAAGCAGCGGCTGCTTCCTGTACCTGGAACGGGTGCTGGACGGGGTAGTAGAGAACTTCATCATGCTCCGTGAGATTCGTGACATCCCCGGCACCCTGAACGGACTCTACTTGTGGTTGTGCCAGAGACTCTTTGTCAGGAAGCAATTTGCCAAAGTCCAGCCCATTTTGAATGTCATTCTGGCTGCCTGCAGGCCTCTAACAGTCAAAGAGCTCTACCATGCTGTCTGGACCAAAAACATGACTCTGACCATGGAGGAGTTTCAGAAAAAGATGGATATTCTCTCCAAGTTGCTGGTTGATGGGCTTGGCAGTACTAAGATCCTTTTCCATTACAGTTTTGCAGAGTGGCTTCTAGATGTTAAGCACTGCACCCAGAAGTACCTGTGCAACGCAGCAGAGGGACACAGAATGATGGCAATGAGTTATACATGCAGAGCGAAACAGCTCAAGCCTTTAGAGGTTCAAGAGTTTGCCTTTCATCTCATTAACTCCAACCTACAAATTGAGCCGTACAATCTGGCCCTCTGGATGGTGTGGAATGGAACCCCAGCTAAAGACTCCCTGTCAACCTCCATTCCAAAAGAGCAGGAGGTCCTGCAGCTGTTGGTCAAAGCTGGTGCCCATGTCAACAATGAAGATGACCATGCATCTTGCATTGTTCAACAAGCGTTGGAGCGAGAAGATTCTATTCGCACTCTGCTTGACAATGGTGCCTCTGTGAACCAAAGTGACTCTAGTGGTAGAACCCTGTTGGCCAATGCTGCATACAGTGGTAATCTGGATGTGGTGAACCTTCTCATTTCAAGAGGAGCTAACATGGAACTGGAAGACAACCATGGCCAGACAGCACTTACACTGGCAGCCAGACAGGGCCACACCAAAGTGGTAAACTGTCTCATTGGCTGTGAGGCCAACATCAATCACACAGATCACGATGGATGGACTGCCCTTAGGTCTGCAGCCTGGGGAGGGCATTCAGAAGTTGTGTCCGCCCTCCTCTATGCTGGTGCTAAAGTAGATTGTGCTGATGCAGACAGCAGGACAGCTCTCAGAGCTGCGGCATGGGGTGGGCATGAGGACATTGTCCTCAACCTTCTACAGCATGGAGCAGAGGTCAATAAGGCTGACAATGAAGGAAGGACTGCACTGATTGCAGCGGCTTATATGGGGCACAGAGAGATAGTAGAGCATCTCCTGGACCATGGAGCTGAGGTGAATCACGAAGATGTAGATGGAAGGACAGCGCTATCTGTTGCAGCACTTTGTGTGCCTGCAAGTAAAGGTCATGCATCGGTTGTCAGCCTACTCATTGACCGTGGAGCTGAGGTTGACCACTGTGACAAAGACTGCATGACCCCTCTCCTTGTTGCCGCCTATGAAGGACATGTAGATGTTGTGGACCTGCTTCTGGAAGGAGGTGCAGATGTAGATCACACAGATAACAATGGGAGGACTCCCCTTCTTGCTGCAGCATCTATGGGGCATGCTTCGGTTGTCAACACACTGCTTTTCTGGGGTGCTGCTGTGGATAGTATCGATAGTGAAGGAAGAACAGTGTTGAGCATTGCTTCTGCCCAAGGTAATGTTGAGGTCGTTCGAACTCTGCTGGACAGAGGATTGGACGAGAATCATAGAGATGATGCTGGCTGGACGCCATTGCACATGGCAGCCTTTGAGGGTCACAGACAAGTTTGTGATGCCCTCATTGAACAAGGTGCTCGGTGCTCAGAAGTTGACAATGATGGGCGGATTCCCTTGATACTGGCTGCTCAGGAGGGCCATTATGACTGTGTGCAAATACTGCTTGAAAATAAGTCGAGCATTGACCAGAAAGGTTATGATGGGAGAAATGCTCTCAGAGTTGCAGCCCTAGAGGGCCACAGAGACATTGTTGAGCTTCTGCTCAGTCATGGTGCTGATATAGATTATAAAGATGCGGATGGACGCCCTACCTTATACATTTTGGCACTTGAAAACCAGTTAGCTATGGCAGAGTACTTCTTGGAGAATGGGGCAAATGTGGAAGTCAGTGATACAGAAGGAAGAACAGCCCTTCATGTTTCATGCTGGCAGGGCCATGTTGAGATGGTTAGAATGCTGATCAACTATCAAGCTGATGTTAACTCTTGTGACAATGAGAAGAGATCTGCTCTGCAGTCAGCTGCTTGGCAGGGCCATACAAAAGTTGTCCAGTTTCTAATAGATAATGGCTGTCATGTTGATCACACATGTAATCAGGGTGCCACTGCACTTGGCATTGCTGCTCAAGAGGGACATATTGATGTGGTCCAGATACTTCTAGAGCATGGGGCGGACCCCAACCATGCTGACCAATTTGGGCGTACAGCTATGAGAGTTGCTGCAAAAGGGGGCCACTCCATGATCATCAAACTCTTGGAGAAATATGGAGCCACAAGTCTGAACGGCTGCAACCCTTCACCTATACACACAATGGAGCAGaaaacccctctctctgtaacaggaAAGATGCAGTCACTCACAATCAAATCAAGCAGCTCTGGCAGCACAGGAGCTGGGGATGTGCAGTGTGCAGGGCGTGGTCTACCCAACGGTCCAGTTCATGCATTTAGCTCCCCATCTGAATCTCCAGATTCAACTGTGGACAGACAGAAGTCGTCGCTCTCCAACAACTCCCTGAAAAGCTCAAAGAACTCCTCATTGAGGACTACTTCATCCACTGCAACTGCACAGACAGTACCCATAGATAGCTTTCATGGGTTGACCTTCACAGAACAAATCCAACAGCACTCGCTACCGCGCAGCCGCAGCAGACAGTCTATCGTGTCTCCGTCATCCACAACCAAGTCAGTTGGCCTGCAGCCTAGCTCTCCACCTAGTGAGTTTGACTGGAGCCAGGTGAAGCCTGGCCTCAAATCCACAAAAGGAGGTAAAACTGGTAACAGCACTTCCAACTGTTCAAACAAAGGGGGATCTGGAGATAAGAAAAAGCCCAAGAACAGCCCAGCATCCCAAGGCCAGGTGCTGGAGTATGAAATGACACAGTTTGATAAAAGGATTGCGCTTAATAAGCCAGTATCCAACATTGCGGTGAAAGATCCTCATTGTAAAATCGTGGTAGGAGGCTCAAATGCCTTTGACTCGGGGCAGTCACAGCAGTTTTTCATTCAGCAGCATGGTTGtgcagaaaagaagaggaatggTATCATGACCAACCCTAATTATCACCTACAGGGCAATCAGGTTTTTCTTGGGAGAGTGTCAGTCCCCAGGACTGTTCAAAACAGGGGACATCAGGATGTCCTGGACAACTACCCCATAGGGGAAACGGAATTAAGCCTTAAACAAGCCCTAAAACTGCAGATTGAAGGATCCGATCCTGGGTTTAATTACAAGAAGGAAACACCGTTATAACTGGTAAGCAGTTTGTCTCGATGTCTGTTGTTTAAGCCATACCACATTTAAAGTGGTTAAAGAAACATCTTGGATGCTTTGGTAGATTTATGTTTCATTAGCATATTGTTTTCTACTTTTTACTataaaagttttaaatgtaTCAACATGCCTTTGCATGGACCTATACTTTTGCTCTTTatataggttttttttaaataccagcCGTGGCTTTATTCCAACATATATTCAACATTAATCTTGTAACGGTGTTTTAGTTTTATTGGTGTCCTATTATCATCATCAATTAGCCTGTCATTAAcataaccaaaaaaacattattcataaATTCCATGAAAAGAATGAAGTGCTGAGGCCAGGAAATTACCATCCAACCGAATACTAACCCAAATTGTTCCGTTACTGTTTCAGATGTCTTGAACTGAATCCATCATACAGACGTTAGAGAGAATGTGCCAAAGCAACTGCTCATCCACGGAAGAATCGTACTCATTTTTCCACTCACCATTGGTAGAACACAccaagaaaaataataatgaaaaaaacccaaggGAAGAATGTTGATCGCTGCACAAGGCTTAAACAAATTGATACTTCTACGTGCCTGCATTTGTTACAGCCTCCTCTGTGTAACCATGCACACtatcatttaatttaatgtattgATATTTAATATGCAGTGTATGCActttttgaaaagagaaagaaatgtatgttcattttccttttgaCGCTTGTCCATTTCCTATCCAAGTAATTGTTGAAAGAAgaatttcatttttgctttatgttcttatctgtgtttgttttatctgcCTGTAGAAGTACATATTGACAGCAATGTACCACTGAGTACATTGTCACCATGTCTTggcaaataacaaaaaatatcAGATTGTGTTCCATGCACCGGAACTCTGTCGTTTTTAATATCCCAAATTCTCTGTGTTGGCATTGTTCAAAGTACTAAACATATGTTGTGTGTAATATGTTAATAGCAATTGCAGTTTACTCTACAAATGTAATCAATcatatttattttggaaaaagCCACTTTCATTTGTGCTGTGTGCTAAACCATGGTGCTGTGTTCAGAAGTTGCctgcaatctttttttttttttttttttaattgtcctCCATCCTTGTAGTCTTATTATGATTActttgttatgtgttttgtaGTAATATAGATGCCGAATGGGGAAGAGGATAATTTAAACTTAAACCCCGATTTCATTTCGTCCCTGTGGgacttcttttttgttgttttccgtTTAATTATGTATACATTTACATGGGTATTTAATCAACCAACAGTATAACATTTAACTTCAGAGTTTGGTGCTAAATGCAAGTTCTCAACATAATACAGTAATATGTGGATTCTTCAACACAAAATGACTCTGTGCTCAGCGATGCAAAGAGGCTGTTCCCCCCAATCATTGTACAAATGCTTTCCATTACAGCAACATATTTTGtggcagtggggaaaaaaaatgagcaaggTTTGCAAAAGGCTGACTCAACAGGACCTCAACAGGCATTAGACTTCAGTAATATTTTGGTTTTAGGGCATTGTTTGAAATGTATACGTGTCAAGCCAAAGTTGAAACACAGTGCGGGTTTGAAATAAATTGCATTGGTTTGTGAGGGAGCATATCTTGTCCTTCAAGCTTtgatgagtcagagagagagagagagagagagagaagggggatgGGGGGATTGGATGTGAAGCTGTTGAGGGATTTGAAACATCTGGTTCTTTTGGGCTCCAAAATCTGTGTTAGCATATTGTGTGTAATGTCATATTTGTGCCTGCTTCTAGCATTGTTAGCAGTAAGAAGCTGCTCTTCAAATGAACAGAGGAAAGATAGccaactgaaaaacagaaattcaCAATGCAGAGACTGGTCAAAGCTCTAGACTTATTGGAAAAGCCttcactttgaaaaaaaaaaagagagagaaaaagagactgtgGCTCTCTGAAGATCAACCCTGGACAGTATTCAGAAATGTCAAGCCATctgttgatctttttttttctttttctttttttttcccacaataAGCATTTGCCATGTTTGTGCTCTTGGTTTAAAGGAATCTGTTTGTAAATAGCTTAACATGTACATTGAACTcttcattttgacttttttttttcttgtattatATTAAGCTGAATTTTCCAACATATATTAAAATGCTTAATAAACATATTTGCTTTACTGCAGGAACGATGATTAAAGCATTGTGATTCTTTTGCCTCTTGTGGAATAATACAGCTCTCTGCTGAattcatgctgtgtgtttttcattaaaaagcaaacaaacaaaaaaacctaataGTTCAGAAGGTAAAGAAAGTTAGTTCAGAAGGTTACTATTCTGAAGGTAACGAACATGTTCATGAATGTTGGAGGGTGTTGTGTTTGCTTAGGTGAATGTAAGAACTAGTAAGTGCTAGTAATTGCTCAGCAAATTCATATACTGTCCCACTCCCAAGCGGgaatacattttttacattttaagatTTACACTCACCCGGACAGTTTTTCCAGACATCACACTTATAACACTGAGAGCTCCTCATAAATGTAAAACTCTAACAAGACAATCTTGTTACAAATTGAGCCACA from Chanos chanos chromosome 2, fChaCha1.1, whole genome shotgun sequence includes these protein-coding regions:
- the ankrd50 gene encoding ankyrin repeat domain-containing protein 50 isoform X2; the encoded protein is MSTGESSSCTGFRKISLDDLRKAYIVKDVQQYILHRLDQEEALRQHLTKETAEMLNQLHIKSSGCFLYLERVLDGVVENFIMLREIRDIPGTLNGLYLWLCQRLFVRKQFAKVQPILNVILAACRPLTVKELYHAVWTKNMTLTMEEFQKKMDILSKLLVDGLGSTKILFHYSFAEWLLDVKHCTQKYLCNAAEGHRMMAMSYTCRAKQLKPLEVQEFAFHLINSNLQIEPYNLALWMVWNGTPAKDSLSTSIPKEQEVLQLLVKAGAHVNNEDDHASCIVQQALEREDSIRTLLDNGASVNQSDSSGRTLLANAAYSGNLDVVNLLISRGANMELEDNHGQTALTLAARQGHTKVVNCLIGCEANINHTDHDGWTALRSAAWGGHSEVVSALLYAGAKVDCADADSRTALRAAAWGGHEDIVLNLLQHGAEVNKADNEGRTALIAAAYMGHREIVEHLLDHGAEVNHEDVDGRTALSVAALCVPASKGHASVVSLLIDRGAEVDHCDKDCMTPLLVAAYEGHVDVVDLLLEGGADVDHTDNNGRTPLLAAASMGHASVVNTLLFWGAAVDSIDSEGRTVLSIASAQGNVEVVRTLLDRGLDENHRDDAGWTPLHMAAFEGHRQVCDALIEQGARCSEVDNDGRIPLILAAQEGHYDCVQILLENKSSIDQKGYDGRNALRVAALEGHRDIVELLLSHGADIDYKDADGRPTLYILALENQLAMAEYFLENGANVEVSDTEGRTALHVSCWQGHVEMVRMLINYQADVNSCDNEKRSALQSAAWQGHTKVVQFLIDNGCHVDHTCNQGATALGIAAQEGHIDVVQILLEHGADPNHADQFGRTAMRVAAKGGHSMIIKLLEKYGATSLNGCNPSPIHTMEQKTPLSVTGKMQSLTIKSSSSGSTGAGDVQCAGRGLPNGPVHAFSSPSESPDSTVDRQKSSLSNNSLKSSKNSSLRTTSSTATAQTVPIDSFHGLTFTEQIQQHSLPRSRSRQSIVSPSSTTKSVGLQPSSPPSEFDWSQVKPGLKSTKGGKTGNSTSNCSNKGGSGDKKKPKNSPASQGQVLEYEMTQFDKRIALNKPVSNIAVKDPHCKIVVGGSNAFDSGQSQQFFIQQHGCAEKKRNGIMTNPNYHLQGNQVFLGRVSVPRTVQNRGHQDVLDNYPIGETELSLKQALKLQIEGSDPGFNYKKETPL
- the ankrd50 gene encoding ankyrin repeat domain-containing protein 50 isoform X1, whose product is MAQTSLLQGKRFYCREWVFHKIQHCLQEKTNNISNATGTPSKQAGPMAGAPAPGSGPASVQGKGTSWGVLLVGGPGSGKTALCTELLWPSSPQGVHRGLHQQSLAFHFCRAEDSDTLCVSGFIRGLVAQICRGGLVPGYEEKVREPAVQSALQPGECERNPTEAFKRCVLLPLLSCKPPSQSVFLLVDSVDEGAQLAEGDLRSSSSSPRTIAELLASHHEFLPPWLLLICSARRQNKTITKLFTGFRKISLDDLRKAYIVKDVQQYILHRLDQEEALRQHLTKETAEMLNQLHIKSSGCFLYLERVLDGVVENFIMLREIRDIPGTLNGLYLWLCQRLFVRKQFAKVQPILNVILAACRPLTVKELYHAVWTKNMTLTMEEFQKKMDILSKLLVDGLGSTKILFHYSFAEWLLDVKHCTQKYLCNAAEGHRMMAMSYTCRAKQLKPLEVQEFAFHLINSNLQIEPYNLALWMVWNGTPAKDSLSTSIPKEQEVLQLLVKAGAHVNNEDDHASCIVQQALEREDSIRTLLDNGASVNQSDSSGRTLLANAAYSGNLDVVNLLISRGANMELEDNHGQTALTLAARQGHTKVVNCLIGCEANINHTDHDGWTALRSAAWGGHSEVVSALLYAGAKVDCADADSRTALRAAAWGGHEDIVLNLLQHGAEVNKADNEGRTALIAAAYMGHREIVEHLLDHGAEVNHEDVDGRTALSVAALCVPASKGHASVVSLLIDRGAEVDHCDKDCMTPLLVAAYEGHVDVVDLLLEGGADVDHTDNNGRTPLLAAASMGHASVVNTLLFWGAAVDSIDSEGRTVLSIASAQGNVEVVRTLLDRGLDENHRDDAGWTPLHMAAFEGHRQVCDALIEQGARCSEVDNDGRIPLILAAQEGHYDCVQILLENKSSIDQKGYDGRNALRVAALEGHRDIVELLLSHGADIDYKDADGRPTLYILALENQLAMAEYFLENGANVEVSDTEGRTALHVSCWQGHVEMVRMLINYQADVNSCDNEKRSALQSAAWQGHTKVVQFLIDNGCHVDHTCNQGATALGIAAQEGHIDVVQILLEHGADPNHADQFGRTAMRVAAKGGHSMIIKLLEKYGATSLNGCNPSPIHTMEQKTPLSVTGKMQSLTIKSSSSGSTGAGDVQCAGRGLPNGPVHAFSSPSESPDSTVDRQKSSLSNNSLKSSKNSSLRTTSSTATAQTVPIDSFHGLTFTEQIQQHSLPRSRSRQSIVSPSSTTKSVGLQPSSPPSEFDWSQVKPGLKSTKGGKTGNSTSNCSNKGGSGDKKKPKNSPASQGQVLEYEMTQFDKRIALNKPVSNIAVKDPHCKIVVGGSNAFDSGQSQQFFIQQHGCAEKKRNGIMTNPNYHLQGNQVFLGRVSVPRTVQNRGHQDVLDNYPIGETELSLKQALKLQIEGSDPGFNYKKETPL